The Pseudomonas azadiae genome contains a region encoding:
- the dtd gene encoding D-aminoacyl-tRNA deacylase, protein MKGLLQRVRGARVEVAGEIVGAVDQGLLVLVAVEPSDTPESADKLLHKLLNYRVFSDGEGKMNLSLKDVDGGLLLVSQFTLAADTRSGLRPSFSTAAPPALGAALFDHLLLQAQQLHGKVASGRFGADMQVHLVNDGPVTFLLQT, encoded by the coding sequence ATGAAGGGCCTGCTGCAACGGGTGCGAGGCGCCCGTGTCGAGGTGGCGGGCGAAATCGTCGGGGCGGTCGACCAGGGATTGCTGGTGCTGGTGGCCGTCGAACCTTCAGATACGCCCGAGAGCGCCGATAAACTGTTGCACAAGCTGTTGAACTACAGGGTGTTCAGCGACGGCGAAGGCAAGATGAACCTGTCATTAAAGGACGTTGACGGCGGTTTGTTGCTGGTATCGCAGTTCACCCTGGCGGCAGACACCAGGAGCGGGCTGCGGCCGAGCTTCTCCACGGCGGCTCCGCCGGCCTTGGGAGCGGCGCTTTTTGATCACTTGCTGTTACAAGCGCAACAATTGCATGGGAAGGTGGCGTCGGGGCGTTTTGGCGCCGACATGCAGGTGCATTTGGTCAATGACGGGCCTGTCACCTTCCTCCTACAGACGTGA
- a CDS encoding glucan biosynthesis protein G: protein MIVSPCNAPKLSAKRLRNALVTGSALFCLFGAGQLWAFSLDDVSAKAKELAGQKYEAPRSNLPNEFREMKFADYQKIRFRNEKAEWADQNTPFKLSFYHQGMHFDTPVKINEVTADSVQEIKYDPSRFDFGDVKFDPKATEQLGYAGFRVLFPINKGDKQDEIMTMLGASYFRVVGKDQVYGLSARGMAIDTALPSGEEFPRFTEFWIERPKPGDKHLVIFALLDSPRATGAYRLILRPGTDTVVDVKSQMFLRDKVSKLGVAPLTSMFLFGANQPSKVLNYRRELHDSSGLSIHAGNGEWIWRPLNNPKHLSVSNFTVENPRGFGLLQRGRNFSHYEDLDDNYDKRPSAWIEPEGDWGKGSVDLVEIPTADETNDNIVAFWSPEKLPEVGQPLDVAYRLHWTLDDAAFHSPDSAWVKQTLRSTGDVKQSNLIRQPDGSVAYLVDFEGPSLKKLLPDAPVRSQVSVGDNAELVENSVRYNEHTKGWRLTLRMKIKDAGKPTEMRAALVQDIPQPEPEAVSTHVLKADKVLAKQHEKQVKKDAKDKEAKQPEAVPATPEPIKTEQVLTETWSYQLPADE, encoded by the coding sequence GTGATTGTTAGTCCCTGTAATGCACCAAAATTGTCTGCCAAACGGTTACGAAACGCACTGGTGACGGGCTCTGCCCTGTTTTGCCTGTTCGGCGCGGGTCAACTGTGGGCATTCAGTCTGGATGATGTGTCGGCCAAGGCAAAAGAGCTGGCCGGGCAGAAATACGAAGCTCCGCGCAGCAATCTGCCGAACGAATTCCGCGAAATGAAGTTCGCGGACTACCAGAAGATTCGTTTCCGCAACGAAAAAGCCGAGTGGGCCGATCAGAACACGCCGTTCAAGCTGTCCTTCTATCACCAGGGTATGCATTTCGATACGCCGGTGAAAATCAACGAAGTGACCGCCGACAGCGTCCAGGAAATCAAATACGACCCGTCGCGTTTCGATTTTGGCGACGTGAAGTTTGATCCCAAAGCCACCGAACAGCTGGGTTATGCCGGTTTCCGTGTGCTGTTCCCGATCAACAAGGGCGACAAGCAAGACGAAATCATGACCATGCTCGGCGCCAGCTATTTCCGCGTCGTGGGCAAAGACCAGGTCTATGGCCTGTCCGCCCGTGGCATGGCGATCGATACCGCGCTGCCGTCCGGCGAAGAATTCCCGCGGTTCACCGAGTTCTGGATCGAACGTCCAAAGCCGGGTGACAAGCACCTGGTGATCTTTGCCCTGTTGGATTCGCCGCGCGCTACCGGTGCGTATCGCCTGATCCTGCGTCCGGGCACCGACACGGTCGTCGATGTGAAATCCCAGATGTTCCTGCGCGACAAGGTCAGCAAGCTGGGCGTTGCCCCGCTGACCAGCATGTTCCTGTTCGGCGCCAACCAGCCGTCCAAGGTCCTCAACTACCGTCGCGAACTGCACGACTCCAGTGGCTTGTCGATCCATGCCGGCAACGGCGAGTGGATCTGGCGCCCACTGAACAATCCTAAACACCTGTCGGTCAGCAACTTCACCGTCGAGAACCCGCGTGGTTTCGGCCTGCTGCAACGTGGCCGCAACTTCAGCCACTACGAAGACCTGGACGACAACTACGACAAACGCCCAAGCGCCTGGATCGAGCCTGAAGGCGATTGGGGCAAGGGTTCCGTCGACCTCGTCGAAATCCCGACCGCCGATGAAACCAACGACAACATCGTTGCCTTCTGGAGCCCGGAAAAACTGCCGGAAGTCGGCCAGCCACTGGACGTAGCCTATCGCCTGCACTGGACCCTGGATGACGCAGCGTTCCATTCGCCGGACAGTGCCTGGGTCAAACAGACCCTGCGCTCCACGGGTGACGTCAAGCAGTCCAACCTGATCCGTCAGCCGGATGGCAGCGTTGCGTACCTGGTGGACTTCGAAGGCCCTTCCCTGAAAAAACTGCTGCCGGACGCCCCGGTGCGCAGCCAGGTGAGTGTCGGTGACAATGCTGAACTCGTTGAAAACAGCGTGCGTTACAACGAACACACCAAAGGCTGGCGCCTGACCCTGCGCATGAAAATCAAGGACGCAGGCAAGCCGACCGAGATGCGTGCGGCGCTGGTGCAGGATATTCCGCAGCCTGAGCCTGAAGCTGTCTCGACCCATGTGCTCAAGGCCGACAAAGTCCTGGCCAAGCAGCACGAGAAACAGGTCAAGAAAGACGCCAAGGACAAGGAAGCCAAGCAGCCAGAAGCTGTCCCAGCCACGCCGGAGCCGATCAAGACCGAACAAGTCCTGACCGAGACCTGGAGCTATCAGTTGCCTGCCGATGAGTAA
- the pip gene encoding prolyl aminopeptidase has product MQTWYPQIKPYARHDLAVDDTHTLYVDESGSPEGLPVVFIHGGPGSGCDAQSRCYFDPNLYRIVTFDQRGCGRSTPRASLENNTTWDLVADLERIREQLGIEKWVLFGGSWGSTLALAYAQTHPERVHGLIVRGIFLARPQDIEWFYQSGASRLFPDYWQDYIAPIPVEERHDMIAAYHKRLTGNDQIAQMHAAKAWSGWEGRMLGLCPSPQHVERFSEPQRALSIARIECHYFTNNSFLEPNQLIRDMHKIAHLPGVIIHGRYDMICPLDNAWELHQAWPNSELQVIREAGHAASEPGITDALVRATSQMARRLLDLPPEEA; this is encoded by the coding sequence ATGCAGACTTGGTACCCGCAGATCAAACCCTACGCCCGGCATGATCTGGCAGTCGATGACACCCACACGCTGTACGTCGATGAAAGTGGCTCCCCCGAAGGCTTGCCCGTCGTATTCATCCATGGTGGTCCTGGCTCCGGTTGTGATGCCCAGAGCCGCTGCTATTTCGACCCCAACCTGTACCGTATCGTCACGTTCGACCAGCGTGGCTGCGGGCGCTCCACTCCGCGCGCCAGCCTGGAAAACAACACGACCTGGGACCTGGTCGCCGACCTTGAGCGCATCCGCGAGCAGCTGGGCATCGAAAAATGGGTGCTGTTCGGCGGCTCCTGGGGCTCGACCCTGGCCCTGGCCTACGCGCAAACCCATCCGGAGCGTGTGCACGGCCTGATCGTGCGCGGCATTTTCCTGGCACGCCCGCAGGATATCGAATGGTTCTACCAGTCCGGCGCGAGCCGCCTGTTCCCGGATTACTGGCAGGACTACATCGCGCCGATCCCTGTCGAGGAGCGCCACGACATGATCGCGGCCTACCACAAGCGCCTCACCGGCAACGACCAGATCGCCCAGATGCACGCGGCCAAGGCCTGGTCGGGCTGGGAAGGGCGCATGCTCGGCCTGTGCCCGAGCCCGCAGCACGTGGAGCGGTTTTCCGAGCCGCAACGTGCCCTGTCCATCGCGCGGATCGAGTGCCACTACTTCACCAACAACTCTTTCCTGGAGCCCAACCAGCTGATTCGCGACATGCACAAGATCGCCCATCTGCCTGGCGTCATCATTCATGGGCGCTACGACATGATCTGCCCGCTGGACAACGCCTGGGAATTGCACCAGGCCTGGCCCAACAGCGAGCTGCAGGTGATTCGCGAAGCCGGCCATGCCGCGTCCGAACCCGGCATCACCGATGCCCTGGTGCGTGCGACTAGCCAGATGGCGCGGCGCTTGCTCGACCTGCCGCCAGAAGAAGCATGA